The window TTATTTATTTCATTGAGCATTTTAACGTGTGGGACACGTTGTTGAATTTAATTAGTTTCTTTGCTATTTGAATTCTTTGAGTATGGTTGGGAATCGTCCTTATGCTTTAATTATGAGTTTTGGGGAAACTCACATGGATTTATGTTTCTTTATTTATGCCATACTTGTTGGATCGTTATTATTCATGCTAGCATGTTGTTCCGCCTTTCGAGGCGATGTAGCTTCCACGTTTTAAGTGGGGTTACTCAAGCCCTTTCCGCCTTTGGGTGATGTGATGTAGTCGACGACATCACGCAAGCCCTACACCCTCTCTGTTATCATAACATGAAGGTGTAGGGAGTATGAGAGTACTTTGCCTGGGAGGCAACCGAGTCTGAGAGGCTCACTTGTATGGTTAAATCTGTTTATTATTTATTGTTGTTTTGACTAGTGGGGCTAGTCCATTATTTTGGTATTTTCTTCAATGAAGGTTATTATTTATCTTTGTCAATATTTTGACTAGCGGGGCTAGTCCATTTCCTTGGGATTTTCTTTATGAAGGTTTTATCAACACTTGCATGCAACAGATTTCTTAATTATTGGAAAATGGGAAAGTAATTAAGTTTGGTTAGTTATGTTGCGATCAGTTACTTGTTTATTTTTCGTCCACTCACTCCAACGTTTTTAAATTTCTTTCCCCTGAGCCCTTTGATTTAAATGCCCCGTTTGCAAGCTAAGTTATTTGAGGTCGAGCGTACATGGAGTCGAGGCATGGTCAGAGGCTGCTTCCGCTTATTCTTTAGTCATTATTTTTCGTTTAACTTTAGATATGCTCTGATAACTAATTAGTGAATTAATGTTGATTATTGTTGGTTGTGGGATTAGTTTAGTTGAGTAATTGTTATATTGGGAGATGTGATGAACTTGGAGAGCAGGAAGGCTCCAGGTGTTGAGGATGGATATTTGTTTATAGAAGTGTTAAGTTGGATTTTTCAGGTAAGGGTTGTCCATTTTCAAGGTAGATTATGCCGAATTTTCGGTAAATTTTCCTTGGAGGTGGACCCCGCAGGAATTACGTCGGGTTTCAGGGTGAAATTCGGGGTGGGTCCTGTCATCTGCCACCACGCATACACCATAGCAGCCATGTTGCCATCCACAATCGCACCATTCAACCACCACCTTCGGCAATGCATCCATCACTAAGAGAGAAATATTAAGCGACATCTTCCTTTCGACCCTCAACCCAATTCTCCAAATTTTCTTATTCCCTACACGGACCCAATTTGCTAAGTATACGTTAATACAAGTTTGTTGCTTTAGATTTGGGAATCTGGGTAGGCCTCATCATAGGTCGAGCTAGGGCCCTACCCTAAATTTTAAGGCTTAAGGTTGAGCCGGGTAGGGCTTTGACTTAGTCAACAAAACTTAGGGCCGCGTAGGGTAAGGCCGAGGTTTGAAAATGTATACCTTTACCCGCCCTAAAAGCCCATTTCGTTAGGGCTAAAAGGGCCGGGTAGGGCTAGTCTTTAAATAAGGCTAAATAGGGCCGAAATGGGATAGTTTTAATTTTTTTTTTCTCAAAATTTTATCAAGGATTATATCACTTATATTTAATACACTCTATTTTTTTCGCCACCCCACCTTGGGCGTTGCTTGGCGTGCTAATGGTTATCTCTTTGGCGTTTTTCCTGCTGGTTTCCTCTGTGATGCCACTCTCGTTTGCCCCTGCCTTCTCTGCCCTGCTTGAGGTTATTGGGGCTTGTACCTTTGTGGTAGTGACACCTCTAGCACTCTTTGGCGGTGATCTTTCCCTTGGTTTTTCCCCCCATGTAGCATATTTCACTTGAGCCGTTTCAATAGCTTCTGCCAATACTTCATCATAGGTGGCGGGTTTGAATTTCTCGTTTAAGCGACATAGGAATTTTCCTTTCAAGAGTCCTTCCTTGAATGTTACGAGCCCTATATTCTTACTAAAGTCTCTGCATTTTGATGCCGCTGCTTGCCACTTTATAACAAATGAACGGAGTGACTCCTCTTGGTTCTGCTTTACCTTGAACAGGCGCTTTAAGCTATATTCTCCCTCCGCTTTTAGGATGAACCTTGTGAAGAAAGCATGTGTTAGATCGTCAAACGAATCCACTTAATTTGGTGGTTGCTCGAAGAACCAGCTTATTGCTTCTCCTTCCAGTGTTTCACTGAACAGCTGGCATTGAGTAGTGTCATCATACTCTCTTCCGTTGGTGACTTTCTTGAACCCCTCCATGTGAGCATATGGGCAGCTTTGTCTTGAGTAGACTGGCATCTTTGGGCTTTTGAAATTTTTCAGGCGGGTTGAGCGTCGGATACGGCTGTTGAATGGCCTTGTCCTAGCAGTGAACAAATGACCATGGCCTTTAGGCGCTCCTTAATGCGCCACCTACCGCTCAATCTCCATGATCCTTTCTAGCAATTGAGTGTCAGCGCCTTGCTCATGCTGGCGTTGCCCTCTTTCTTCTCTTGGGCGTTCCACTAGCTCCCGTATTTTTATTGGGGAGGGTGGTCGTTGACCGTTGAGCTCTTCTGGAGCGAGCAACACGTCTATGTGTGCTACCTTCTAGTGACCACTATTGGTGCCACTCTTGTCGCTCCTTCTTGGCCTAGAGTTGATTGTTGCAGAATCATTGTTTGTTTCTCCTTCCTTCGCTTTCCCGCTTTCTCAATTAATAGGCGGCGTCTTTTCTCTGCGGCTAACCTCGCATTCTTCTCCTCCTGGAGATCTCGTATCACTATTTCTAACTTTGTCGCTAAATCATCGGGGGGAGGCTGTCCTTCTCCTATCATTGTTGTCAGGCCTCCTGATGTTAGCGATGGCGTTACCTCGTTGTTCCCGCCTATGGCTAGCGTTGAAAAATCCAGTGTTTTTGCAACATTGGCGGGGTCATGCAGCCGAGACTGCCCCGCTTGATTGTCTCCATCTGTAGTCATGGTAACTTTATATGAGAAACTTTTTGTTCAGAGTTTCCCACAGACGGCACCAATGTTGATACAATGGATTAGCGGTCTGCCTAATCTCTAATATCTATGTCTAAATGTGAGTAGTGGTGCAAGTATCCTTAGCTTAGTAGATCTGTAAATAAGAACATAAGACACTGCTTAGAGGAAGAGACTGCGGATGGGCGATCTTCTATGCTTCGATGCCTAATTCAATATTAATGTTAACATAATAACAGTAGGTAAAAAGTAATTGCATAGTAATTGGAGAGAGAGAGAGAGAGAGAGAGAGAGAGAGAGAGAGAGAGAGTAGNNNNNNNNNNNNNNNNNNNNAGAGAGAGAGAGAGTTGCTATCTATAAGCTAAAGGTGTAGGTGACTTATCCTCTTCTTTGATGTGGGACTAGTGCCCTCAATATTGTTGTTCTGTCAAACGGTATTGAAGCCACGTGTATGGGCGTGTCCTAGCTCTGTTTGACGAGCGGCTTGCTGCTACTTGTAGCTGGTACTGCTGTCTTGCCTTTGATGTTTCCAATTTGGGTGAGTTTGGCTGTTATGGTTAGCTTAAGTGTTGTCCAAGTACGCAGTTAAGCATATGTGCCTACACTCATCAGCTTTAAAGACCATTCGGTGCATGCCGCACAAGCTTTTCTTGATGACTTATACGCTATTTCTAGAGCAAAGCTTTCTACCTCATGTGCTAATGTTTAGTTGCTTTTTTACTTTTTGCTTGACCCATTTTGTGCATGAAATAAGTTATTTAAGTTGTAATAAAAAATAATGCATGACAAACATTAACACACTATCATTAATATACTATAACCTTATTCATCTTTTTGGGTCGTTAGCAATGTGAGCTAACTCTATCAGCTTCATTTTTTTTTTTTGATCAAGTAAACAACTCAAATAATACAACTTCGTAAGTCGAACTCACAATTTCCCACTTGTTATGCCGTTAGACCAAATGATACTGGGCTTACCAGCTTCGTTATAGGTTGAATAAAACGATCTTTGCTATATGTGAGCGTGAGTGTAAGATATGAATAATATCAAAACAAAGCAATTATCCTTAACACGATCAATAATCCAACTAACATCAAATAGTTTTATCGTTGTTCCAAGCAGCCACCAAGATTATGCCTCTTTCTGTCAAGTTTTAGGTCATCAACTCATATTTCCACAGAAAAAAAAAAAAAAAACATAAAACGCAGCGTTGCAAAAGGCATAAAGGGCAACATAACGCCCCCTGAGAGAATGAACGGCCTTTGAGGGCGTACAGAAGTCACCGACGAGAAAGTGATCCCGTCAATATTTAAGCCTTGTTATTAAATTTGTGGTCAAAACACCGTGGACGGCCACTCCTGCAATTCTCCTAAAGGACACAGACCCCAAAAGAATCGCAGTAGATAGATCGGCGTCAAACTCACCTCCTTCACTTCCGATCTTGCCTCCTCCGTAAGTCTCTTCTTTTCCTCTTTTCAATTTCCTTCAGATCTCAGCTACCCTTGCCCTTTAATTTCTCTCTTCCTTTTCCTCTTTACATATTTATATCCTTGTTTTTCTTATGAAAAAATGACCTGATTCGGATTCAGATGTTTTGTATTGCGTGATCTGTGTGATTGGATTGTTGATTGAGATGAGTATTATTATTTAGGAAAATGAAAGAAGAGAGATCTGGACTCGTTTTTATCGTTAGAAGGTCAATTCTTGATTTGAATTGGAGCTGTGTGAGAATGACAATTGTTAATGATCTACACAAAATAGAAAGAGAGAGATTTGCTGTTGGAATTTTACTTTTTAATGCCATTAAGACTACTCATGAATCATCTGCCATTTCTTTTGTTTTCCGAATGATCTGTCTGGGGATCTCACAATAGAGAAAATTGTTAGATATTTACCTGGATTAAGCGAAAGAACTTCGCGTCTGGTGTTTTGATAGTGCCTAGCATCACCAGCTCGCTTCTCATTCGGTTTGATTGAGATGATGTGCTTTAGGCTCTTGGGTATCGCTTGTTTAGTTCTGCACTTAAAAAAATAGATACTGGTTACAGGAATATCCTTCTGTACACTCATGTCAATTTTTTTTTTTTTACGTTTTGCTACAACTTTTGCTATAATGGCTATCGCGTAAGTATCATACTGATGCTATCCTGAGGATCTCTTTCATAAATATGATTTTCCTTTTGGCTGTCACCCTTAAGGTGTTATTATACCAGGACTGTTCTATTGAGCTTGGGTAGGCAGAACACCAGTATGTTTGACCTGTGGTTTGAGCTTTAGTTGAGTACAGACTAAGCTGATTTTGGTGAGACTGTTTAGCACAGATTGCAGTTCCAAATAATCTCGGGCTTAGGTCTGGATCTATCCAATAGTTTTATCCAATCAGTGTTGGATATATGTTTTCATAAATATTCTAAGAAAGATTTGTCTGTGGAGTGACCATTGAAGCTTTTTCTTAGATGTTATTAATCTAAGTTAGAAGATATGCACCTTTTGTAATTAGAAATTGTCAAACCCTCAAAACTAACTTCAGTGCCACTCTGCCGGAAGCCTTATGTTCAATTTGCTACGGTCATTTCTAATTTGACTGAGCATCTCTACAGCCTTAGTTGTATATGTTACTTGTTGGTAGTTAGATACTATGTGATTTGCTTAGTGCTCAATCCTTTTGTCTGGTAGGTCTTTGTAATAACAAATTCACTTATTTTGCCTTTAGAATTTGTTTAATATTGTTTCTTGTTGGTGTCTCTCTTGACCTTTGAATGGTTGATAGTTTTACTTGCTACGACAGTGTATTTGCCAAAAACTTTTCCAGCCTGAACATGACTATGCTGTTCTTGTTGATGATGACTGAAGCAAATTTCTTACAATCATTTGTGCTGGTGTAGTCATTTTTTTTCTTAATTCAATACTTAACATCTATGTGATTAACTGTATGCTCAATCTCTGTCTGTGGCAACTTTGTTTTTATTGTCAATAGCAATTAATCCAACAACATTTTCTTCTTGTGATAAGAAATATATTAGTCACCTGCCATTTTGACCCCAAGTTTGTGCTTTGCTTCAGGTAGTCTGAGGTAGGTCTGTACATACACCATGGTTATTGACAGCATTTTGTCTTCTCCTGTCCGAAGGACAGCATCATTCAGAAAACAATTTTCACAGAATGAGTTAGGTAGCTGGTCAACGCTCCTTCAAAGGCATCGCTTCCTCTTAACAGCCCTCGTCCTCCTGACTTTCCTCTGCACTGTTTATCTTTACTTTGCTGTCACTTTAGGAGCCAATGAGTCATGTTCTGGGATGAGTGGAACTGAAAAAGCGTTGTGTCATTTGGAGCATGCAAAGACTTCAGTTACCCATGGAAAATTGAAATTTTTTTAGCATGTAGATGATAAAAACTTTCCCAAGTTTAATTTTTTCTTGGTTCCTATCAATTAGTAGGAATCACATATTTAAACCATACTTCTGAATTTGTAGTGGCATTTGTGTTGTTGCTTAATTGATTGATTGATTGAGTTAAATATACATAATATTTATGTCATGGAAACGCTGGCTTACCTTGAGGATCATTTTTGTTCCAAATATGTTAAGCATGTTGTCATTGGACATTTGGACTAATAATTCCCGTATTTAGTCAAAATCTTGAAACATAACAATGATAACATTCTGCATCCCTGGGCCTTGGCCTGGGTCTGGGTTTGTGACCCACATAAGGTACCTATGTTCAATTGCTTTTTTATTTACTCTTTTAAGTTAGTCTCGGCTCTAGTTTATGAGCCCATATCACCCTTTTGGTGCATTTCTATCCCTTTGTGGATTATACTGGCTTGGTCTAGATCGGGAGGACTCTGTTCCTCACACTGATGTCAACCAATCTCAACTCTTTCTAGATACTTGGTCACCCAACACCAAAACAACTCGTCAACTACCATTGTAAACCGTCATGAGAGCTTGTGTGTCTGTACGCTTAAAGTGCAGTTTGACACTTACCTATCGGATTATGGGTGCTCACGCGTGGGTTTATCACCCCCCATTTTCTTTGGTTCTGGGATATGGTTTTCGGTCTTCTCCTGGCAGCCTCAGCTTTATCATGGCTTTGGTTTAAATGGTGGATTGCATGGTGTTGTTTTGAGGGAGTTCTTCCTCTTAGTCATGGGTTTCCATATGATCTGTGCATTGAGATTCGGTAAGCATCGGGTACTCGGGCAACTATGCTCTGATTTAGCACTCCTCACTTACTCACAGCTGTTGGCGGCGACGACAATGTCAGCGTGCATGGGTGGTGTGTGGTAGATTTGTTAGTATTGTTGTATTTATGCTTTCTGTTTGTAGGACTTTCGGTCCATAGATTAGCGAGCTGTTAGTTTCCTTTTACTCTTTCCATGTTGATTGAGTTGGAGACTCATGCTCTTTATTATTAGTTTTTCGGCCTTGCGTCTGCAAGTTCTGTAATTTAGATTTACCCCTTGTTTAATGAATTATTCATTATTGTCAAAAAAAAAGAAAAA of the Fragaria vesca subsp. vesca linkage group LG6, FraVesHawaii_1.0, whole genome shotgun sequence genome contains:
- the LOC101294190 gene encoding uncharacterized protein LOC101294190; its protein translation is MVIDSILSSPVRRTASFRKQFSQNELGSWSTLLQRHRFLLTALVLLTFLCTVYLYFAVTLGANESCSGMSGTEKALCHLEHAKTSVTHGKLKFF